The proteins below come from a single Roseiflexus sp. RS-1 genomic window:
- a CDS encoding rod shape-determining protein gives MGINPLNSLFGALSRDLGIDLGTANTLVHVRGKGIVISEPSVVAIDRKTKEVKAVGAEAKAMVGKTPANIIAVRPLKDGVIADFDVVEKMLKYFIGKAHDRSLGIVSPRPRVVVGVPSGVTQVEMRAARDAALNANAREAYVVEEPMAAAIGAGLPVDEPVGSMIVDIGGGTTEVAVISLGGIVINHSIRTAGDEIDEAIIQFARREYNLLIGERMAEKVKIAAGSAYPLDEEIRVILRGRDLLTGLPKAVEISSVELREGIAGPVNAIVAEVRAALEETPPELVADIMEHGIVLAGGGALLHGLDRRIAAETKMPVHIAEDPLSCVARGAGKMVEEFDNPVYRDILTSTQRTRRVRY, from the coding sequence GTGGGGATCAACCCGCTCAATTCACTGTTCGGCGCGCTCAGTCGTGATCTCGGCATCGATCTTGGCACTGCCAACACGCTAGTCCACGTGCGTGGCAAGGGTATTGTCATCAGTGAGCCATCGGTCGTTGCAATCGATAGAAAAACCAAGGAAGTCAAGGCGGTTGGCGCGGAAGCCAAGGCGATGGTTGGCAAGACGCCGGCAAATATCATCGCGGTACGTCCGCTGAAGGATGGGGTGATTGCCGATTTCGACGTTGTCGAAAAGATGCTGAAGTATTTCATCGGCAAGGCGCACGACCGCTCGCTCGGCATCGTATCCCCCCGTCCGCGTGTGGTGGTCGGGGTGCCGTCGGGCGTGACGCAGGTGGAGATGCGTGCGGCGCGCGATGCGGCGCTGAATGCCAACGCGCGCGAGGCGTATGTGGTCGAAGAGCCGATGGCGGCGGCGATTGGCGCCGGTTTGCCGGTCGATGAACCGGTTGGTTCGATGATCGTCGATATTGGCGGCGGCACGACCGAGGTCGCGGTGATTTCGCTCGGCGGGATCGTGATCAATCACTCGATCCGCACGGCGGGCGATGAAATTGATGAGGCGATCATTCAGTTCGCCCGGCGTGAATACAACCTGTTGATCGGCGAGCGCATGGCGGAAAAGGTCAAGATTGCCGCCGGCAGCGCATACCCGCTGGACGAAGAGATCCGCGTCATTTTGCGCGGGCGTGATCTGCTGACCGGTCTGCCAAAAGCGGTCGAGATTTCCAGTGTCGAACTGCGCGAAGGCATTGCCGGTCCGGTCAATGCAATCGTTGCTGAGGTACGCGCTGCGCTCGAAGAAACACCGCCCGAACTGGTGGCGGATATTATGGAGCACGGCATTGTGCTTGCCGGTGGCGGCGCGCTCCTGCACGGGCTTGACCGCCGGATCGCCGCAGAAACGAAGATGCCGGTGCATATTGCGGAAGATCCGCTCTCGTGCGTGGCGCGCGGCGCTGGCAAAATGGTCGAGGAGTTCGACAATCCGGTGTACCGCGATATTCTGACCAGTACGCAACGCACCCGTCGCGTTCGTTACTGA
- the mreC gene encoding rod shape-determining protein MreC, translating to MLRDRPYRLSQPARRSPLLIILLVLIAAALLAADQAGLLGPLRLHAQAIISPVLVRMQQMGAWIESLVGQASDDQALLAELEALRAENADLKARLIQAEALEFENARLREQVRIEQAYPWQLLGADVIARTPDTGRRLVLFAAGTDQGVRPGMAVIAREGSNPPALIGIVEEAGPRTASVLLITDYSSAISAQVYQETDVVRGVIQGQWQRGSRLLLHSVAREAPLAAGNTVLTAGLSAELALSVPRAAVPPNVPIGVIEMVQDTGRDRIAGVRPFVDPDRVRYAWVILASDESKK from the coding sequence ATGCTGCGCGATCGCCCATACCGACTGTCACAACCGGCGCGACGTTCGCCATTGCTGATAATCCTGCTGGTGCTGATCGCAGCGGCGTTGCTGGCTGCCGATCAGGCCGGGTTGCTCGGTCCGTTGCGTCTCCATGCCCAGGCGATCATCAGCCCGGTGCTGGTCAGAATGCAGCAGATGGGCGCCTGGATCGAGTCGCTCGTCGGGCAGGCGAGTGATGATCAGGCGCTTCTGGCGGAACTCGAGGCGCTGCGTGCGGAGAACGCCGATTTGAAGGCGCGGTTGATCCAGGCGGAGGCGCTGGAGTTCGAAAATGCGCGCCTGCGTGAACAGGTGCGTATCGAGCAGGCGTATCCCTGGCAGTTGCTGGGCGCAGATGTGATTGCACGTACTCCCGACACCGGTCGTCGCCTGGTGTTGTTTGCTGCTGGCACGGATCAGGGGGTGCGTCCGGGAATGGCGGTCATTGCGCGTGAGGGGAGCAATCCTCCCGCTCTGATCGGTATCGTTGAGGAGGCGGGTCCGCGCACCGCCTCGGTGCTCTTGATCACCGACTATAGCAGTGCGATCAGCGCACAGGTGTACCAGGAAACCGATGTTGTTCGCGGTGTGATCCAGGGGCAGTGGCAGCGCGGATCGCGCCTGCTCTTGCACTCGGTTGCGCGTGAAGCGCCGCTGGCGGCTGGCAACACGGTGCTGACCGCCGGTCTGTCGGCGGAACTGGCGCTCAGTGTGCCTCGCGCGGCAGTTCCGCCAAATGTGCCGATTGGCGTGATCGAGATGGTCCAGGATACCGGGCGTGATCGCATTGCCGGGGTGCGTCCATTTGTTGATCCTGATCGGGTACGTTACGCATGGGTCATTCTCGCCAGCGACGAATCGAAGAAATAA
- a CDS encoding ArnT family glycosyltransferase — MRTSAMSPVVRDSRLIAAALFVGMLFLYLPTLTRVHTFDALSYVTSVERKPWTELFHPHHLAYGPLGALALALGRALGYDGGAALPMQLVNAIAGALGVALFYVTARAATGRTDAALPVALLLGGSYAFWYYAVEIEVYTVATLFLIICLALIIQPRPWHARRCLALGVAQGGAVLFHQTNVLFCVPVAVIALADLRATKDVRAFTGRWAAYAIALALVTVLPYLYVMLIVSNFRTIDAMLAWLTEYARTGWWGGPLTTNTVVSLGTGLSDTLAQPGGGWFYLALGVAAAWAGGQRVRQGISSAEQPGMPAPSLPWAALVVWLATYGAFFAWWEPDNIEFWIASLPPACLIFARALAQARRWSMPIWASLTIVGVIVWVNYGSIAQRGNPTTDLQRLIARELAAHSTPADLLIVPDGLQELYLPHYEQRENFVSLNQALFDSAGSWEAACSILRNRIATTQRAGAAIIIADEALHPPQRVLERHRITQRQVEDCFAPYRTTLFNLDFAAPIPTYWRLPTATELALTTGWTFERDTMGWQAFNAPDESVDRGWNITPGIDPALLSPLLHLDARQVVAIEIRMANGTRNRDAQLFYAGVDGAMSEERSVRWELNATGDATTYTIDLRAAPGWDGIITRLRIDPVGVGDGGNIRIEWVRLRLTTDR; from the coding sequence ATGCGAACAAGCGCAATGTCGCCGGTTGTGCGTGACTCCCGCCTGATCGCCGCTGCACTGTTCGTCGGGATGCTCTTCCTCTATCTGCCGACGTTGACCCGGGTGCATACGTTCGATGCACTTTCGTATGTGACGAGTGTCGAGCGCAAGCCATGGACTGAGTTGTTCCATCCGCACCACCTGGCGTATGGTCCGCTCGGCGCGCTGGCGCTGGCGCTCGGTCGTGCGCTGGGGTACGATGGCGGCGCAGCGCTGCCCATGCAACTGGTGAATGCCATCGCTGGCGCGCTCGGTGTGGCGCTCTTCTATGTCACGGCCCGCGCAGCAACCGGTCGCACTGATGCGGCGTTGCCAGTTGCGCTCCTGCTGGGCGGTTCGTATGCCTTCTGGTACTATGCCGTCGAAATCGAGGTGTACACCGTTGCAACATTGTTCCTGATCATATGCCTGGCGTTGATCATCCAACCACGCCCCTGGCATGCCCGGCGATGCCTGGCGCTGGGGGTGGCGCAGGGCGGCGCGGTGCTGTTCCATCAGACGAATGTCCTGTTCTGTGTGCCGGTTGCGGTCATCGCACTGGCAGACCTGCGCGCGACGAAGGATGTGCGCGCTTTCACCGGTCGCTGGGCTGCGTATGCCATCGCACTGGCACTGGTAACGGTGCTGCCCTACCTGTATGTCATGCTGATCGTCAGTAACTTCCGCACGATCGACGCCATGCTGGCATGGTTGACGGAATATGCGCGCACAGGATGGTGGGGCGGACCACTCACAACCAACACGGTCGTCAGTCTCGGCACAGGACTGAGCGATACGCTGGCGCAACCGGGCGGCGGATGGTTCTACCTGGCGCTTGGTGTGGCAGCAGCGTGGGCTGGCGGGCAGCGCGTCCGTCAGGGAATATCATCGGCGGAGCAACCGGGAATGCCAGCGCCTTCGCTGCCGTGGGCGGCGCTGGTCGTCTGGCTGGCGACGTATGGCGCATTTTTTGCATGGTGGGAGCCGGACAATATCGAGTTCTGGATTGCCAGTCTGCCGCCAGCATGTCTGATCTTCGCGCGGGCGCTGGCGCAGGCGCGTCGCTGGAGCATGCCGATCTGGGCGTCGCTGACGATTGTCGGGGTCATCGTGTGGGTCAACTACGGTTCAATCGCGCAACGCGGCAACCCGACGACCGATCTGCAACGGTTGATCGCACGTGAACTGGCAGCGCACAGCACCCCCGCCGATCTGCTGATCGTTCCTGATGGATTACAGGAACTCTACCTGCCGCACTACGAACAGCGCGAAAACTTTGTCTCCCTCAACCAGGCGCTGTTCGACAGTGCAGGATCGTGGGAAGCCGCCTGTAGCATCCTGCGAAACCGGATCGCAACCACACAACGCGCTGGCGCCGCAATCATCATCGCCGATGAAGCGCTCCATCCGCCCCAACGGGTGCTGGAGCGTCACCGCATCACGCAACGCCAGGTGGAAGACTGTTTTGCCCCGTATCGCACAACCCTGTTCAACCTCGATTTCGCCGCTCCCATTCCGACCTACTGGCGTTTGCCGACCGCCACCGAACTGGCGCTGACGACGGGATGGACGTTCGAGCGTGATACGATGGGATGGCAGGCATTCAATGCGCCCGATGAGTCGGTTGATCGTGGATGGAACATCACACCGGGCATCGATCCGGCGCTGCTGAGTCCGCTTTTGCATCTTGATGCCCGCCAGGTCGTCGCTATCGAAATTCGCATGGCGAACGGCACGCGCAACCGTGATGCGCAACTCTTCTATGCTGGCGTTGATGGCGCGATGAGCGAAGAACGGTCGGTACGCTGGGAACTGAACGCCACAGGCGACGCAACGACCTACACCATCGATCTGCGTGCTGCGCCGGGATGGGACGGCATCATCACGCGCCTGCGGATCGATCCGGTTGGAGTTGGCGACGGCGGCAACATACGCATCGAATGGGTGCGCCTGCGCCTGACGACCGACAGGTAA
- a CDS encoding ABC transporter ATP-binding protein codes for MIEAHNLHKIFGAFHAVRGVTLNVDPGEVVALLGPNGAGKTTTVRMLGAILRPSSGYARVAGYDVVEQAREVRRVVGLLTEFPGLYLRMRPQDYLCFFGALQGMSAVDSARRAEQLLRQFGLWDAREKRLDSFSKGMKQKIALIRALIHNPPVLYLDEPTTAMDPHSARQVRDAMLELRAARRTILLTTHNLTEAEELADRIVIIRNGMIVAEGTFAQLTRQFLGAPRWELRLAISAAAAVRVLDGLVHIDRIDGECVYYHTDDAHHANPQLVARLTAAGIPIVALNELPRRLEDVYLEIVAGNDRMTARSGTAHQSANTLPVDQPTPEMAESR; via the coding sequence ATGATCGAAGCGCACAATCTCCACAAAATCTTTGGCGCATTTCATGCTGTTCGCGGTGTGACGCTCAACGTCGATCCCGGTGAAGTGGTTGCGCTGCTCGGACCGAATGGCGCCGGCAAAACGACAACGGTGCGTATGCTGGGCGCCATTCTTCGCCCTTCCAGCGGATATGCCCGGGTCGCAGGGTACGATGTCGTCGAACAGGCGCGCGAGGTGCGCCGCGTGGTCGGGTTGCTTACCGAATTCCCCGGTCTCTATCTGCGTATGCGCCCGCAGGACTATCTCTGCTTCTTTGGCGCATTGCAGGGGATGTCAGCTGTTGACAGCGCCCGTCGCGCTGAGCAGTTGCTCCGTCAGTTCGGCTTGTGGGATGCGCGCGAGAAACGGCTGGACAGTTTCTCCAAAGGCATGAAGCAGAAGATCGCGCTGATCCGGGCGCTCATTCACAATCCGCCGGTGCTGTATCTGGACGAACCAACGACAGCAATGGACCCGCACAGCGCCCGTCAGGTGCGCGACGCTATGCTGGAATTGCGCGCTGCACGGCGTACCATCCTGCTCACCACCCATAACCTGACTGAGGCGGAAGAACTTGCCGATCGCATTGTCATCATCCGTAACGGCATGATCGTTGCCGAGGGCACATTTGCTCAATTGACCCGTCAGTTTTTGGGTGCGCCGCGCTGGGAACTCCGGCTGGCGATCTCAGCCGCGGCTGCGGTTAGAGTTCTCGATGGTCTGGTGCATATTGATCGGATCGACGGCGAATGCGTCTACTATCACACCGACGATGCGCACCACGCGAACCCGCAACTCGTTGCGCGTCTCACTGCTGCTGGCATTCCGATCGTTGCGCTCAACGAACTGCCGCGCCGTCTGGAGGACGTGTACCTGGAAATCGTCGCAGGCAACGACCGGATGACCGCCAGATCAGGAACGGCGCACCAATCCGCCAACACGTTGCCCGTTGATCAACCGACGCCGGAAATGGCTGAGAGCCGGTAG
- a CDS encoding peptidoglycan D,D-transpeptidase FtsI family protein, with protein MKRIRGLQITVLLIFAILIGRLYQLQLVDAQADQYRYSTAVRVMRYLPMRPMRGEIFASDGRTLLAQTVPIYTLAIRPADLPADPASRAQVFAHLSQTIGITSTLIISPAAALERDPVLRSDLVQGLGAEAVARAQRIEPPFTALLAVAPDQRPALDALTARYHQVVQFAPQTLDIDAAPALAPSPPISVTLTISPASALQYNLALREDLVRVLGDRAIEPLEVPPVWLRIDVPPSVMLNALRLSTAYSDVATLENPIASMVERANIPGYQTVTIREDIPHSIALALIENAATLRGVVIEQDYRRRYPLSTETPSLSYILGYIGRVNQCELVRQNPARSWMSGLLESIGSSIECGIIQKQINPYELGLPRYLPDDRIGKFGVEASYEEELRGQLGMQEVLVDALGRPVRPPQTIKAPRDGYNLVLTIDAQLQRQTEQILRNWIEESERRRQTMPDRFAYKRNYDPIRSGVAIVVEVKTGRILAMVNWPAYDNNIWDPTRAAELQELFFPRDPEKQKELARLSLQVNRAISGQYPPGSTLKQFDAAIALQKGIITENTRIRDPGKLLVEDQYVPGVVYQYVNASSRDNGMIDVRQALKVSSNIFFMSVAGGNRENVINLKPEEQIIDKGLGITALAEGLGWFGFGEPTGVHLRGEEAGRVPTPAWKQRVLRSAWTTGDTYNAAIGQGNLEVTPLQLVMASAAIANGGFLYRPQIVRAITDANGNVVRDIQPELIRRIPVDPRHLQVVREGMRLSVTEGSSIAARDQCSGLSIAGKTGTAEFGPLITIPAPDGRGTREVRQSHAWFVGFAPYEDPEIEVLVLVEGAGDMNDGSATIAVPAVTQIMQAYFGVTPPDPLPRGCQQGMPPLPPRFTPSSPEPAANPQPVGQRR; from the coding sequence ATGAAGCGTATCCGTGGTCTGCAAATAACCGTTCTTCTCATATTTGCCATCCTGATTGGACGGTTATATCAGTTACAACTGGTCGATGCCCAGGCGGATCAGTACCGTTACTCAACGGCAGTGCGCGTCATGCGTTACCTGCCGATGCGCCCGATGCGCGGCGAAATATTTGCCAGCGATGGGCGTACCCTGCTCGCGCAGACGGTTCCGATCTACACGCTTGCTATCCGCCCCGCCGATCTCCCTGCCGATCCCGCGTCTCGTGCGCAGGTGTTTGCGCATCTCAGTCAGACGATTGGGATAACCAGCACCCTGATCATTTCTCCAGCCGCTGCCCTTGAACGCGACCCGGTTCTGCGCAGTGATCTGGTTCAGGGTCTTGGCGCTGAAGCTGTCGCACGCGCGCAACGCATCGAGCCGCCGTTCACTGCATTGCTCGCGGTGGCGCCTGATCAACGTCCTGCGCTGGACGCACTGACGGCGCGCTATCATCAGGTGGTGCAGTTTGCGCCCCAAACGCTGGATATCGACGCAGCGCCAGCGCTGGCGCCTTCCCCGCCGATCTCGGTGACGCTCACGATCTCACCGGCATCAGCGTTGCAGTACAACCTGGCGCTGCGCGAAGATCTCGTGCGCGTGCTGGGTGACCGCGCAATCGAACCGCTGGAAGTGCCTCCTGTGTGGCTGCGCATCGATGTGCCGCCTTCTGTGATGCTCAATGCGCTGCGCTTATCGACAGCGTACAGTGACGTGGCAACACTGGAAAACCCGATTGCCAGCATGGTCGAACGGGCGAACATTCCCGGCTACCAGACCGTGACCATTCGCGAAGATATTCCACATTCCATCGCGCTGGCATTGATCGAAAACGCTGCCACGCTGCGGGGGGTTGTCATCGAACAGGATTATCGCCGACGGTATCCGTTGAGTACCGAAACGCCGTCACTGTCATACATCCTGGGGTACATCGGTCGAGTAAACCAGTGCGAACTTGTGCGTCAGAATCCGGCGCGCTCATGGATGAGCGGGTTGCTCGAGTCGATCGGCAGTTCGATCGAGTGTGGCATCATTCAGAAACAGATCAACCCCTACGAATTGGGGTTGCCCCGCTATCTGCCGGATGATCGGATCGGCAAGTTCGGCGTCGAAGCCAGTTACGAAGAGGAGTTGCGCGGGCAACTCGGCATGCAGGAGGTGCTCGTTGATGCGCTCGGTCGTCCGGTGCGTCCGCCGCAGACGATCAAAGCGCCGCGCGATGGGTATAACCTGGTGTTGACCATCGATGCACAGTTGCAGCGTCAGACGGAACAGATTCTGCGCAACTGGATCGAAGAGAGCGAACGCCGCCGTCAGACGATGCCGGATCGTTTCGCCTACAAGCGCAACTACGACCCGATCCGTAGCGGCGTGGCAATCGTCGTTGAAGTGAAGACCGGTCGGATTCTGGCGATGGTTAACTGGCCCGCCTATGACAACAATATCTGGGACCCGACGCGCGCGGCGGAGTTGCAGGAACTCTTCTTCCCCCGCGATCCGGAGAAGCAGAAAGAGCTGGCGCGTCTCTCGCTGCAGGTCAATCGCGCGATCAGCGGTCAGTACCCGCCCGGTTCGACGCTCAAGCAGTTCGATGCAGCCATTGCACTCCAGAAGGGTATCATTACAGAGAACACCAGAATTCGTGATCCTGGTAAATTGCTGGTTGAGGATCAGTATGTACCCGGCGTGGTGTATCAGTATGTCAACGCTTCATCACGCGATAACGGAATGATCGATGTGCGCCAGGCGCTGAAGGTTTCGTCGAATATCTTCTTTATGTCGGTGGCGGGCGGCAACCGGGAAAATGTGATTAATCTCAAACCAGAAGAGCAGATCATCGACAAAGGGTTGGGTATCACTGCTCTGGCAGAAGGGCTTGGATGGTTTGGCTTTGGTGAACCGACCGGCGTGCATCTGCGCGGGGAAGAAGCCGGGCGGGTGCCGACGCCCGCCTGGAAGCAGCGGGTGCTTCGTTCGGCATGGACAACCGGTGATACCTATAATGCTGCAATCGGTCAGGGGAACCTGGAAGTGACCCCGCTCCAACTGGTGATGGCGTCGGCTGCGATTGCCAATGGCGGGTTTCTCTACCGCCCGCAGATCGTTCGTGCAATAACCGATGCGAATGGGAATGTTGTGCGCGACATTCAACCTGAACTGATCCGCCGCATTCCCGTTGATCCCAGGCATCTCCAGGTCGTTCGTGAGGGGATGCGGTTGTCGGTTACCGAAGGTTCAAGCATCGCGGCGCGCGATCAGTGCTCCGGGTTGAGCATTGCCGGAAAAACCGGCACCGCTGAGTTCGGTCCGCTGATCACCATTCCCGCTCCCGATGGCAGAGGAACACGGGAAGTGCGCCAGAGCCACGCCTGGTTCGTCGGTTTTGCGCCTTACGAGGATCCGGAGATCGAGGTGCTGGTGCTGGTCGAGGGCGCTGGCGATATGAATGATGGTTCGGCAACGATTGCCGTGCCAGCGGTAACGCAGATCATGCAGGCGTATTTTGGCGTCACACCACCCGATCCGCTGCCGCGTGGATGTCAGCAGGGCATGCCACCGCTGCCGCCGCGCTTCACTCCTTCGTCCCCTGAACCTGCCGCGAATCCGCAGCCGGTCGGTCAGCGGCGATGA